The following proteins are co-located in the Lentibacillus sp. JNUCC-1 genome:
- a CDS encoding carboxypeptidase regulatory-like domain-containing protein codes for MKINIKVKHLILTVLTIMLLVPLVSFVIIPQINLHLTEKRLTDGDGDQVGKDTVMDLLEKPLLQSQKWELIRKSMLDDGPAHRYDVYAGPSFTQTTTDDTSVKFTWNEKLPYIKKYVKEGPVNGFLTTAAKNLAGYYAEQNNWKQADKVLANTAGRFTGDQYDYDKQELSLERVRLAMQSSDLDEADHLMHQMLETIKPDDASMQAEAAEMRARLVLQQGNVKEAYDSIQKALAAYEKSAKEAELYDGDFSVENDLQYEQLQSLEWRLGRLMNEKAAAAVSVSGTVQRANGEPLKHVGVFLREKNVVNQSVSQVEPYQVVTDENGAYTFHGVMPGEYQLFLGFAFDQIDGWTYPVQANDWVNIEGNDDITKDITLQELINIESPVNQTTITGETVEFAWEKVEDAAYYNLSVNIPIDGGSIGRGLKTHITSTATHIAVEELYNQSFNILVGDEEDDMDPIGLLGLANPESRFSWNVEAFDEDGNLITQSNGYRLNEETLGNLPFFYLKTRELTEADHKLLDGDFKGALDGYMAGYEEHPEDMHNVRMIVRLLGMKGDGTIETRDELVFPYVKVLAEKTGAFPYILELLSYYYEQRDWDAFDHWYQRAEHGVSDLEKGVIEALHAKALIRQGEFEAARQAFAEAVPSDLYHSETGNWLAVSLYQGASFADVLKIADDYPEYDSFNKGRPWKQLIVEMQTEAQNRKAAYIETMRTGLELYFKGDNAKLERWLKNTKEPALTEFVEQLGELE; via the coding sequence ATGAAGATTAACATCAAAGTGAAACATCTCATATTAACCGTTTTGACCATTATGTTGCTGGTACCGCTCGTCAGCTTTGTCATTATCCCGCAAATCAATTTGCATCTGACGGAAAAGCGTCTGACAGACGGGGACGGGGACCAAGTGGGAAAAGATACGGTTATGGACCTTCTGGAAAAGCCGTTATTGCAAAGTCAAAAATGGGAGCTGATTCGGAAAAGTATGTTGGATGATGGGCCTGCCCATCGGTATGACGTCTATGCCGGCCCGTCTTTTACCCAGACGACAACGGATGACACCAGTGTTAAGTTTACCTGGAATGAAAAGCTTCCATATATAAAAAAGTATGTTAAAGAAGGCCCGGTCAATGGCTTTCTCACAACCGCTGCTAAAAACCTCGCTGGCTATTACGCTGAGCAAAACAACTGGAAACAGGCAGACAAGGTGCTTGCAAACACGGCTGGCCGTTTTACCGGCGACCAATATGACTATGATAAACAGGAATTATCACTTGAACGTGTCCGGCTCGCCATGCAAAGCAGTGATCTCGACGAAGCAGACCATTTGATGCACCAGATGCTTGAGACTATAAAACCGGATGATGCTTCGATGCAAGCCGAAGCGGCTGAGATGAGAGCACGTCTGGTTTTGCAGCAAGGCAATGTCAAAGAGGCATATGACAGCATTCAAAAAGCGCTTGCTGCTTATGAAAAATCGGCAAAAGAAGCAGAACTGTACGACGGGGATTTTTCAGTTGAAAATGACCTGCAATATGAGCAGCTGCAATCGCTGGAATGGCGTTTGGGACGGTTAATGAACGAGAAAGCAGCGGCTGCGGTAAGTGTTTCAGGCACTGTTCAGCGCGCCAATGGAGAGCCGCTCAAACATGTGGGGGTATTTTTAAGAGAGAAAAATGTTGTAAACCAAAGCGTTAGCCAGGTAGAGCCCTATCAGGTGGTTACTGATGAAAATGGTGCTTATACCTTTCACGGTGTGATGCCCGGCGAGTATCAGCTCTTCTTGGGGTTCGCCTTCGATCAAATAGATGGATGGACGTATCCGGTTCAGGCCAACGACTGGGTGAACATTGAGGGCAATGACGACATCACGAAAGACATTACATTGCAGGAATTGATCAATATTGAATCTCCCGTAAATCAGACTACAATCACAGGGGAAACGGTGGAGTTTGCTTGGGAGAAAGTAGAAGACGCTGCCTACTATAATTTGAGTGTCAACATCCCGATTGACGGCGGTTCTATTGGCAGAGGCTTGAAAACTCATATCACGTCCACGGCAACGCATATTGCGGTTGAAGAATTGTATAACCAGTCATTCAATATTTTAGTAGGGGATGAAGAAGATGACATGGACCCGATTGGTTTGCTCGGACTCGCCAATCCCGAGAGCCGTTTTTCCTGGAACGTGGAAGCTTTTGATGAAGATGGGAATCTGATCACCCAGAGCAACGGTTATCGGCTGAATGAAGAGACCCTCGGTAATTTGCCATTCTTTTACTTGAAAACACGTGAGCTTACGGAAGCGGATCACAAGCTGCTCGATGGTGATTTCAAAGGAGCTCTGGACGGTTATATGGCAGGGTATGAAGAACATCCGGAAGACATGCATAACGTACGAATGATCGTGCGGCTGCTCGGCATGAAAGGGGACGGGACGATAGAAACCCGTGATGAACTTGTTTTTCCTTATGTAAAAGTACTGGCAGAAAAAACAGGGGCATTTCCATATATACTGGAACTCTTAAGCTACTATTATGAGCAACGTGATTGGGATGCGTTTGATCACTGGTATCAGAGGGCAGAACACGGTGTGTCTGATCTTGAAAAAGGCGTTATTGAAGCGCTGCACGCTAAGGCTTTAATCAGACAGGGAGAATTTGAAGCGGCGCGTCAGGCGTTTGCAGAAGCTGTACCGTCAGATTTGTATCATTCAGAGACTGGCAACTGGCTTGCCGTATCACTGTACCAAGGGGCGTCATTTGCAGATGTTCTGAAAATTGCTGATGATTATCCTGAATACGATTCTTTCAACAAAGGACGGCCTTGGAAACAACTGATCGTCGAGATGCAAACAGAGGCTCAAAATCGAAAAGCTGCTTATATAGAAACAATGCGCACCGGTCTTGAACTGTACTTTAAAGGTGACAACGCGAAACTGGAACGATGGCTGAAAAACACCAAAGAACCAGCTCTGACAGAATTCGTTGAACAACTCGGTGAACTGGAGTAA
- a CDS encoding RNA polymerase sigma factor produces the protein MERLREKEEEALIELMNTYGDYLLRTAILLVKDTQTAEEIVQDTFVTAFNKITQLDDPAKLKSWLTTITVNKCRSQMRKWSWKHIRLHKQDEHDRPPEIDPEAGPEEQFLTKLTHARLANAIQELDYTYREVITLYYFNEMKIKDIAHYTKSSDNTIKSRLTRGRAKLKTILEKEEREYDSKNRSSET, from the coding sequence GTGGAGAGATTGAGAGAAAAAGAGGAAGAAGCACTGATTGAATTGATGAACACATACGGAGACTATCTGCTCCGGACGGCTATCCTGCTTGTGAAAGACACGCAAACAGCTGAAGAAATTGTTCAAGACACATTTGTTACCGCCTTTAACAAAATCACACAGCTGGACGATCCGGCAAAATTAAAGAGCTGGCTCACGACCATTACAGTAAACAAATGCCGATCACAGATGCGCAAATGGAGCTGGAAGCATATTCGGCTTCACAAGCAGGATGAACACGATCGGCCACCGGAAATAGATCCTGAAGCAGGGCCGGAAGAACAATTTCTCACCAAACTGACCCATGCGCGTCTCGCCAACGCCATACAAGAGCTGGACTATACCTATCGCGAAGTTATCACTCTATATTATTTTAACGAGATGAAAATTAAGGACATTGCCCATTACACGAAGAGCAGCGACAATACGATCAAATCCCGCCTCACACGTGGGCGCGCTAAATTAAAAACCATTCTGGAGAAGGAGGAAAGAGAATATGACTCGAAAAACAGATCATCTGAAACATAA
- a CDS encoding zinc-binding dehydrogenase, with protein sequence MRAFVHEYGELKMKEMTEPFADQGLVRVALKTAGLNRRDSFVPVRRGEDAAALILGSDGAGVVDAVGEGVTDFSEGDEVIINPSLNWFNNAEAPPEGFDILGMPDHGTFAESIVLKPDQLEKKPEHLTWEEAGVLALSAMTGYRALFTKGKIHEGETLFIPGAGSGVATYLIQFAKAAGARVIVSSRSADKREKAEALGADLAIDTNSDWTEVLRDETVDIVIDSVGAATLNRSLEVVKKGGRVIVFGATAGDTAEIDLRAFFYGQYKLIGSTMASRDELRAMIELIENHKIHPVVDRTYQLDEGAEALDYLSESKQFGKISINI encoded by the coding sequence ATGAGAGCTTTTGTACATGAATATGGTGAGTTGAAAATGAAAGAAATGACTGAGCCGTTTGCTGACCAAGGGCTCGTTCGTGTGGCTCTGAAAACAGCTGGGCTGAACCGGCGTGATTCATTTGTACCGGTCCGACGGGGAGAGGATGCAGCGGCGCTGATACTTGGTTCAGATGGTGCAGGTGTCGTTGATGCAGTTGGAGAAGGGGTGACAGATTTTTCAGAGGGAGATGAAGTCATCATCAACCCTTCATTGAATTGGTTTAATAATGCTGAAGCGCCCCCGGAAGGTTTCGATATCCTAGGAATGCCGGATCACGGAACCTTTGCTGAGTCCATCGTCCTGAAACCTGACCAGCTCGAAAAGAAACCAGAACATCTAACATGGGAAGAAGCTGGTGTGCTCGCGCTTTCCGCCATGACCGGATACAGAGCTTTGTTTACGAAGGGGAAAATCCATGAAGGTGAAACACTGTTTATTCCAGGAGCGGGCAGCGGTGTAGCGACATATTTGATTCAATTTGCCAAAGCAGCGGGTGCACGTGTGATTGTGAGTTCCCGCAGTGCAGATAAACGCGAGAAGGCAGAAGCGCTTGGTGCCGATCTCGCCATTGATACGAACAGTGATTGGACTGAGGTGCTGAGAGACGAGACGGTTGATATCGTGATTGACAGTGTCGGTGCGGCCACCTTGAATCGTTCACTTGAAGTCGTGAAAAAAGGCGGGCGCGTCATCGTGTTTGGTGCCACAGCTGGAGATACGGCTGAGATCGATTTACGTGCGTTTTTCTATGGTCAATATAAGCTGATTGGATCCACCATGGCAAGCAGAGACGAGCTCCGCGCCATGATAGAGCTGATTGAGAACCATAAGATTCATCCCGTTGTAGACCGCACGTACCAGCTTGATGAAGGAGCCGAAGCCCTCGACTACTTGAGTGAATCCAAACAGTTCGGTAAGATTTCTATTAACATCTAA
- a CDS encoding aldo/keto reductase yields MERHVKLGKSDIDVYPVGLGTNAVGGHNIYPDLDEEQGKAVVRSALDHGMNFLDTAFIYGPKRSEELVGEVLKEYNRTQAVVATKGAHEFVGEDVVMNNSPTFLKQQVEDSLRRMDTDYIDLFYIHYPDEDTPKDEAVGALKEMRDQGKIRSIGVSNFSLDQLKEANKDGYVDVVQSQYNLLHREAEWNVFPYTQENDMTFIPYFPLESGLLAGKYDETTTFNDIRAQKPSFQGEAFKENLQKVERLREIANDYGEDVAHIVLAWYFSRPSLDVVIPGAKKPQQVEDNKRAGEIKLSRETIVKIDQLFC; encoded by the coding sequence ATGGAACGACACGTAAAACTCGGAAAATCAGATATTGACGTTTATCCAGTAGGACTTGGCACCAATGCAGTTGGGGGCCATAATATTTATCCGGATTTGGATGAAGAACAGGGTAAAGCTGTTGTCCGGTCTGCGCTTGACCATGGTATGAACTTTCTTGACACAGCTTTTATCTACGGACCAAAACGATCTGAAGAACTGGTTGGAGAGGTGCTGAAGGAATACAATCGCACCCAGGCTGTCGTCGCTACTAAAGGTGCGCATGAATTTGTTGGAGAAGATGTCGTTATGAACAACTCACCGACATTTTTGAAACAGCAGGTAGAAGACAGCTTGCGCCGGATGGACACCGATTATATTGATTTGTTTTACATTCATTATCCGGATGAGGATACACCAAAGGATGAAGCGGTCGGTGCGCTGAAAGAAATGCGCGATCAAGGAAAAATCCGTTCGATCGGTGTATCGAATTTTTCATTGGATCAGCTTAAAGAAGCGAATAAAGACGGCTATGTCGATGTGGTGCAGTCTCAATATAATCTTCTGCATCGTGAAGCTGAATGGAACGTATTCCCATACACTCAGGAAAACGACATGACGTTCATTCCGTATTTCCCGCTGGAATCCGGTTTACTTGCCGGCAAATATGATGAAACCACAACATTCAATGATATCAGAGCTCAGAAACCAAGTTTTCAGGGCGAGGCTTTTAAAGAGAACCTGCAAAAAGTGGAGCGGCTCCGTGAGATCGCCAATGACTATGGTGAAGACGTCGCGCATATTGTACTGGCCTGGTATTTTTCACGCCCGTCTTTGGATGTCGTGATACCGGGTGCGAAAAAGCCGCAGCAGGTTGAGGATAATAAACGCGCCGGTGAAATTAAATTATCCCGGGAAACGATTGTAAAGATTGACCAACTGTTCTGTTAA
- a CDS encoding C40 family peptidase, which produces MSNKKLVLSVAVTAAVASTLVTPNSAAAEAYRVKSGDSLWSIAHQYNTSVQTLKSINGLSGDLIFPNQVLETTPSHSNPSTKPNTKPNAKPDKKPAAKPTTYIVKRGDTLSGIANEHNISLSDLMKWNNLNSTLIYPGNKFVVSKSGDSSQGKPETTVPESDSNSQNGSTANPAPSKHANSVYTVKSGDTLSAIAKANRVTVSDLKTWNNLKSDLILIGQKLNIGSKKAPDNATDSTVENTPPSDIDYNVDKLLSVANSMTGVPYKWGGSTPGGFDCSGFIHYAYNQAGKSISRLSAASYHSRAFYVDTPKVGDLVFFKNTYKQGISHMGIYIGNNKFIHAGSSKGVQIADVNSRYWQKHFDSFKRFY; this is translated from the coding sequence ATGTCGAATAAGAAACTGGTCTTGTCGGTTGCCGTCACAGCGGCTGTGGCATCAACACTTGTCACGCCGAACAGTGCGGCTGCTGAAGCGTATCGTGTCAAAAGCGGCGATTCGCTCTGGTCGATTGCGCACCAATACAACACAAGTGTCCAGACATTGAAATCGATCAACGGCTTGTCAGGAGATCTTATTTTTCCCAATCAAGTTCTGGAAACCACACCATCACACTCTAATCCCAGCACAAAACCTAACACGAAACCCAACGCAAAACCCGATAAAAAGCCTGCCGCAAAACCTACTACATACATCGTTAAGCGCGGCGATACTTTAAGCGGTATTGCTAATGAACATAACATATCGTTATCCGATTTGATGAAGTGGAACAATTTGAACTCCACCCTGATCTACCCAGGCAACAAATTTGTCGTCTCAAAATCGGGGGATAGCAGCCAGGGCAAACCTGAAACTACAGTTCCGGAATCAGACAGCAATTCACAAAATGGAAGCACTGCTAACCCTGCACCAAGTAAACATGCCAATAGTGTCTACACGGTCAAATCAGGGGATACACTATCAGCGATTGCCAAGGCCAATCGTGTAACTGTCAGTGATTTAAAAACATGGAACAACCTGAAATCAGACTTGATTCTAATCGGACAAAAGTTAAATATTGGTTCGAAAAAAGCACCTGACAATGCAACAGACTCAACTGTGGAAAATACACCCCCATCAGATATTGACTATAACGTTGACAAGCTATTATCTGTCGCAAACAGCATGACAGGGGTTCCGTACAAATGGGGCGGCTCCACACCAGGCGGTTTTGACTGCAGTGGCTTTATTCATTATGCCTATAACCAAGCTGGCAAAAGCATTTCGCGCCTTTCCGCTGCCAGTTATCACAGCCGTGCATTTTACGTGGACACACCTAAAGTCGGTGACCTTGTCTTTTTCAAAAACACCTATAAACAAGGGATTTCCCACATGGGCATCTATATCGGCAACAACAAATTCATTCATGCCGGCTCATCTAAAGGCGTCCAGATTGCAGACGTCAACAGCAGATATTGGCAGAAACATTTCGATAGCTTCAAGCGTTTTTATTAA
- a CDS encoding alanine/glycine:cation symporter family protein yields MKGIEEFLGSVSDIVWGVPLLVLLVGTGVYLTIRLGFLQIRSLPYALKLAFSRNQDKKSDGDISHFQALMTASAATVGTGNIVGVATAIVLGGPGAVLWMWLAGLFGMATKYGEAILAVKYRVKDSEGNMSGGPMYYLEHGLKQKWLGVLFAIFGALAAFGIGNGTQAKAVADLMNDTFSIPFWLTGVALVLFAGAVIIGGIKWIGRVTAFFVPIMAAFYILGGLIVVILNINLVPEAFGTIFTAAFSGEAAVGGAVGAVIRYGIARGLFSNEAGLGSAPIAAAAAKTDMPGRQALVSMTQVLIDTFIICTITGLTIVMSGQWQDKSIEAGVLTSAAFETLLGGVGPYLITFGLLFFATSTILGWGYYGEKCFQYLFKSQAAVKGYRTVFVLFIFVGATASLDAVWTLADILNGLMAIPNLIGLLGLSGIIIFETKRFNQKVKEERAEKLEATRHAQ; encoded by the coding sequence ATGAAGGGAATCGAGGAATTTCTGGGGAGTGTTAGTGATATTGTCTGGGGTGTGCCGCTGCTTGTTTTGCTTGTGGGAACGGGCGTTTATTTAACGATACGTCTTGGCTTTTTGCAAATTCGTTCATTACCTTATGCATTGAAGCTTGCTTTTTCCCGAAATCAGGACAAGAAGTCAGATGGGGATATTTCACATTTCCAGGCATTGATGACAGCCTCGGCAGCAACGGTAGGTACCGGAAACATTGTTGGTGTTGCGACAGCAATTGTTTTAGGGGGCCCTGGAGCGGTTTTGTGGATGTGGCTGGCTGGTTTGTTTGGTATGGCCACAAAATACGGTGAGGCGATTTTGGCGGTTAAGTATCGTGTGAAAGATTCTGAAGGCAATATGTCTGGCGGTCCGATGTATTACCTGGAACACGGTTTGAAACAAAAGTGGCTAGGCGTGTTGTTTGCGATTTTTGGCGCACTTGCTGCGTTTGGTATTGGAAATGGAACCCAGGCTAAAGCTGTCGCTGACCTTATGAATGATACATTTTCAATACCTTTTTGGTTAACAGGGGTGGCCCTTGTCCTATTTGCCGGAGCGGTTATTATCGGGGGCATTAAATGGATTGGACGTGTAACTGCTTTCTTTGTTCCAATTATGGCGGCTTTCTATATTCTTGGCGGACTAATCGTTGTTATTTTAAATATTAATCTGGTGCCTGAAGCATTCGGTACGATTTTCACAGCAGCATTTTCCGGTGAAGCAGCTGTCGGTGGTGCAGTTGGTGCGGTCATTCGCTACGGGATTGCACGCGGGCTCTTCTCAAACGAAGCTGGTCTCGGATCGGCACCCATCGCGGCAGCTGCAGCTAAGACCGACATGCCAGGCAGACAAGCGCTTGTTTCCATGACTCAGGTACTGATCGATACATTCATTATTTGTACGATTACCGGTCTGACGATCGTTATGTCGGGTCAGTGGCAGGATAAGTCCATCGAAGCTGGTGTGCTGACTTCTGCGGCGTTTGAAACATTGCTTGGTGGTGTGGGACCATATCTGATCACATTCGGTCTGTTGTTCTTTGCAACCTCGACCATTCTTGGCTGGGGCTATTATGGAGAAAAGTGTTTCCAGTACTTGTTCAAAAGTCAGGCGGCTGTTAAAGGATACCGGACAGTGTTTGTATTATTTATCTTTGTCGGTGCGACTGCTTCACTTGACGCAGTATGGACGCTGGCTGATATTCTGAACGGCTTGATGGCGATTCCGAACTTGATTGGACTGCTTGGATTGTCGGGTATCATTATATTTGAGACCAAGCGCTTTAATCAGAAAGTGAAAGAAGAACGGGCAGAAAAGCTTGAAGCGACAAGACATGCTCAGTAG
- a CDS encoding IS1182 family transposase → MLASQQSLNISSYTDLYEIIIPNDNFLRRINELVDFSFIIEELKNKYSHNNGRNAVSPIRMFKYLLLKRIYDLSDSDVVERSRYDMSFKYFLEMAPEDPVIDSSSLTKFRKLRLEDKNMLDLLINKTVEIGIEQGVLESNILIVDATHTASRHNSKSANDFLKEKAKLVRKAVYGFDESMKEKFPVKPSYDDINETTEYCESLIKTIEQEPEISNMPTVKERINLLKEVLDDCEHQTVLSDDQDARTGHKTSDSSFFGYKTHLAISRERIITAASVTTGEKSDGKYLKELVQKSKDAGMKVDTVIGDTAYSGTNNLKLAKEESFQLVSKLHPVITNGKRHDTGFEFNKDADMFVCPAGHLATKKLYKNRKNRNAQLKFYFDVDKCKTCPLRDGCYKDGAKTKTYSVSVKSTEHKDQEAFQQSEAFKEIAKDRYMIEAKNSELKNRHGYDRAAYSGLFGMELQSAATIFVVNLKRIMKLIDKKEQASE, encoded by the coding sequence ATGTTAGCAAGTCAACAATCCTTAAACATTAGCTCCTATACGGATCTCTACGAGATCATTATTCCTAATGATAATTTTCTCCGTCGCATCAATGAGCTAGTTGATTTTAGTTTTATTATAGAGGAATTAAAAAATAAGTATTCTCATAATAATGGACGAAATGCGGTCTCCCCTATTCGAATGTTCAAATACCTACTGTTGAAACGTATTTATGATCTATCAGATAGTGACGTTGTAGAACGCTCAAGATATGATATGTCCTTTAAATATTTTTTGGAAATGGCTCCTGAGGACCCAGTCATTGATTCGAGTTCCTTAACAAAGTTTCGCAAATTGCGTCTCGAGGATAAAAATATGTTAGATTTACTTATTAATAAAACCGTTGAAATCGGGATAGAACAAGGTGTACTCGAGAGTAATATATTAATTGTGGATGCCACACATACCGCTTCTCGACACAATTCTAAATCAGCCAATGACTTTTTAAAAGAGAAAGCGAAGCTGGTGCGTAAAGCTGTATATGGGTTTGATGAATCTATGAAAGAAAAATTTCCAGTCAAACCTTCTTACGATGATATTAATGAAACAACTGAGTATTGTGAGTCTCTAATCAAGACGATTGAACAAGAACCGGAAATCAGCAACATGCCGACTGTGAAGGAAAGAATAAATCTATTAAAAGAAGTCTTGGATGACTGCGAACATCAAACAGTTCTTTCGGATGACCAGGATGCCCGCACAGGGCACAAGACATCAGATAGTTCATTTTTTGGTTACAAAACACATTTGGCTATTTCAAGGGAGAGAATTATTACAGCTGCATCAGTTACTACAGGAGAGAAAAGTGATGGTAAGTATTTAAAAGAACTCGTACAAAAAAGCAAAGATGCTGGCATGAAAGTAGATACAGTTATTGGAGATACTGCATACTCTGGAACGAATAACTTAAAGTTAGCAAAAGAAGAATCGTTTCAATTAGTGTCCAAACTGCATCCGGTTATTACAAATGGAAAAAGACACGATACTGGGTTTGAATTTAATAAGGATGCAGATATGTTTGTATGTCCGGCAGGACATTTAGCAACAAAAAAGTTATACAAGAATAGAAAAAATCGAAATGCCCAATTAAAGTTTTACTTTGATGTGGATAAGTGTAAAACTTGTCCTTTACGGGACGGATGCTATAAAGATGGAGCCAAAACCAAAACGTATTCTGTTTCAGTGAAGTCAACGGAACATAAAGATCAGGAGGCTTTCCAGCAAAGTGAAGCTTTTAAAGAAATAGCAAAAGATCGATACATGATTGAGGCTAAGAATAGTGAATTGAAAAATAGGCACGGATACGACAGAGCCGCATATTCGGGTTTATTTGGCATGGAATTGCAAAGTGCGGCGACGATATTTGTAGTTAATTTAAAAAGAATAATGAAGCTGATAGACAAAAAAGAGCAAGCTTCTGAGTAA
- a CDS encoding EAL domain-containing protein, translated as MWQYILQKKEDATLTCDICNPKPRGYTIYFSEDQHTEQLTHYFKGFPETEWTLINNRMFWTVEPVFFGLMDYIEAHLSADDIFAVEASREDPIRTLNALQPIRSFQETRAFSWIDGLIQNRRIQTYYQPIVAVKNNVIQIVGNELLSRGVNEHNEMIPPFKMFEAARKRNRLFALDRVCRMESINNAKNATERLIFINFIPTAIYVPEHCLATTFALIKKLDIRPEQVVFEVVETDKVQDIEHLKSILSYYRKHGFKYALDDVGTGFNGPELIADLQPDFVKLALEYTNGVSKDAEKKATAEVVLKMAHDVGAQALAEGVERKEDLDFLNEMGYDLYQGYYFAKPGPEPLQDIKIS; from the coding sequence ATGTGGCAATACATTTTACAAAAAAAGGAAGATGCCACTTTGACATGTGATATATGCAACCCCAAACCACGTGGGTATACGATATATTTTTCAGAAGATCAGCATACCGAACAGCTGACCCATTATTTTAAAGGCTTCCCCGAGACAGAATGGACGCTTATCAATAATCGGATGTTCTGGACAGTTGAACCAGTCTTTTTTGGCTTGATGGACTACATTGAGGCGCACTTAAGCGCTGATGATATATTTGCGGTTGAAGCTTCCCGGGAGGATCCGATACGGACGTTAAATGCATTACAGCCGATTCGGTCTTTTCAGGAAACGCGTGCGTTCAGTTGGATAGATGGTTTGATTCAAAACCGTAGAATTCAGACGTACTATCAGCCGATCGTAGCCGTTAAAAATAATGTTATACAAATTGTCGGTAACGAACTGCTCAGCCGCGGTGTTAATGAGCACAATGAAATGATTCCGCCATTTAAAATGTTTGAGGCTGCTCGGAAGCGAAACCGATTGTTCGCCTTGGATCGCGTCTGCCGTATGGAGTCGATTAATAATGCAAAAAACGCGACTGAGCGTTTGATTTTCATTAATTTTATTCCAACAGCGATTTATGTACCTGAACATTGTCTGGCAACAACGTTTGCTTTGATAAAAAAACTTGATATCCGGCCTGAGCAGGTTGTATTTGAAGTCGTTGAAACGGATAAGGTCCAGGATATTGAACATCTGAAGTCTATTCTGAGTTATTATCGAAAGCATGGTTTTAAGTATGCCTTGGATGATGTTGGAACAGGCTTTAACGGTCCAGAGCTGATTGCTGATCTGCAGCCGGATTTTGTTAAACTGGCACTTGAATATACGAATGGCGTCAGTAAGGATGCTGAGAAAAAGGCCACAGCAGAGGTTGTTTTGAAAATGGCTCACGATGTAGGTGCCCAGGCGCTTGCGGAAGGTGTTGAGCGAAAAGAAGATCTGGATTTTCTTAACGAAATGGGATATGACTTATACCAAGGCTATTACTTCGCCAAACCTGGCCCAGAACCACTCCAGGACATTAAAATTTCTTAA